The Amycolatopsis viridis genome window below encodes:
- the murG gene encoding undecaprenyldiphospho-muramoylpentapeptide beta-N-acetylglucosaminyltransferase — MSKAVTGVAPTVVVAGGGTAGHIEPALALADAVRRLRPDATVVALGTSRGLENRLVPARGYPLELIPPVPLPRKPTTDLLRLPLKVRDSVKQTRAVLDRVGADVVVGFGGYVSLPAYFAARGRVPIVVHEANQSPGLANRVGARFAERVAVAVPGTPLPGAEVVGIPLRRSITSLDRAALRAQAREHFGLDPDAPTLLVFGGSQGAQSINAAVSGAAGELAGAGIGVLHAHGPKHSLVVQEFPGRPAYVPVPYLERMDLAYAAADLVLCRSGAMTVAEVSAVGLPAVFVPLPHGNGEQAVNARPAVDAGAALMVADADLSPAKVAELVVPLLTDPDRVGKMGAAAVGLGHREADEVLARIVLEVCGK; from the coding sequence GTGAGCAAGGCGGTTACCGGCGTGGCTCCCACCGTGGTGGTGGCGGGCGGCGGCACGGCCGGACACATCGAACCCGCGCTGGCGCTGGCCGACGCCGTGCGGCGGCTGCGGCCGGACGCCACGGTGGTCGCCCTGGGCACGTCCCGGGGACTGGAGAACAGGCTCGTCCCGGCGCGCGGTTACCCGCTGGAGCTGATCCCGCCGGTGCCGTTGCCGCGCAAGCCGACCACGGACCTGCTGCGGTTGCCCCTGAAGGTCCGCGACTCGGTCAAGCAGACCCGTGCGGTCCTGGACCGGGTCGGGGCGGACGTCGTGGTCGGGTTCGGCGGTTACGTGTCGCTGCCCGCCTACTTCGCCGCCCGCGGCCGGGTGCCGATCGTGGTGCACGAGGCCAACCAGTCGCCCGGCCTGGCCAACCGGGTCGGTGCCCGGTTCGCGGAGCGGGTCGCCGTCGCAGTCCCGGGCACGCCGCTGCCCGGCGCGGAGGTCGTCGGGATCCCGCTGCGGCGCTCGATCACCTCGCTGGACCGCGCGGCGCTGCGGGCGCAGGCGCGCGAGCACTTCGGCCTCGACCCGGACGCGCCGACGCTGCTGGTGTTCGGCGGTTCGCAGGGTGCCCAGTCGATCAACGCCGCGGTCTCCGGGGCGGCCGGGGAGCTGGCCGGCGCCGGGATCGGGGTGCTGCACGCGCACGGCCCGAAGCACAGCCTGGTGGTGCAGGAGTTCCCGGGCCGGCCGGCGTACGTGCCGGTGCCCTACCTGGAGCGGATGGACCTGGCCTATGCGGCCGCGGACCTGGTGCTGTGCCGGTCGGGTGCGATGACCGTCGCCGAGGTGTCCGCGGTCGGGTTGCCGGCGGTGTTCGTGCCGCTGCCGCACGGCAACGGCGAGCAGGCGGTCAACGCGCGGCCGGCGGTGGACGCGGGTGCGGCGCTGATGGTCGCCGACGCCGACCTGAGCCCGGCGAAGGTGGCCGAGCTGGTCGTGCCGCTGCTCACCGACCCGGACCGGGTCGGGAAGATGGGAGCCGCGGCCGTCGGGCTGGGGCACCGCGAGGCCGACGAGGTGCTGGCGCGCATCGTCCTGGAGGTGTGCGGCAAGTGA
- the ftsW gene encoding putative lipid II flippase FtsW yields the protein MTVVEEPDQKQERQRKRGDRPSPARATFTALTAWLSRPLADFHLVLALTGLLTSIGIVMVLSASSVASVDPDTGAGVYSLFKKHLIFVLSGSVVFWVALRMPLRRTRALSSMGVVVCLSMLALVLTPLGSAGGGAQRWFVVGGFSVQPVEFTKVAFALWGAHVLVTKYHVLHQWRHLMVPVVPVALLMFALVMAQPNLSGTITLGVVLMSLLWFAGAPKRLFAVILAGGVAGAVVLALTASYRMSRVLSFLSPGSDTSGAAYQATQAKYALADGGLFGKGLGQGPSKWSYLPNVQNDFIFAVIGEELGFIGCIVVIGLFVGLAIVGLRIAMRNLDPWIRITAGTLTVFTVSQAGINIGYVVGLLPVTGVTLPLISAGGTSIWVTMFLMGLLANAARHEPESVAALRSQGPGKFGRLLRLPAPEVYRPPARRRGSGRGTPRGDRPSARGARSAQAPERRRAAPGRRGSSVRRGT from the coding sequence ATGACGGTCGTTGAGGAGCCGGACCAGAAGCAGGAACGCCAGCGCAAACGCGGTGACCGGCCCAGCCCGGCGCGCGCGACCTTCACCGCGCTGACCGCGTGGCTGTCGCGCCCGCTGGCCGACTTCCACCTGGTGCTGGCGCTCACCGGTCTGCTCACCTCGATCGGCATCGTGATGGTGCTGTCGGCGTCCTCGGTCGCCTCGGTCGACCCGGACACCGGGGCTGGGGTGTATTCGCTGTTCAAGAAGCACCTGATCTTCGTGCTGAGCGGTTCGGTGGTGTTCTGGGTGGCGCTGCGGATGCCGCTGCGGCGCACCCGCGCGCTGTCGTCGATGGGCGTGGTGGTGTGCCTGTCGATGCTGGCGCTGGTGCTGACGCCGCTCGGTTCGGCCGGTGGCGGCGCCCAGCGGTGGTTCGTCGTCGGCGGGTTCTCGGTGCAGCCGGTGGAGTTCACCAAGGTCGCCTTCGCGCTGTGGGGCGCGCACGTGCTGGTCACCAAGTACCACGTGCTGCACCAGTGGCGGCACCTGATGGTGCCGGTGGTGCCGGTCGCGCTGCTGATGTTCGCGCTGGTCATGGCGCAGCCGAACCTGTCCGGCACGATCACGCTCGGCGTGGTGCTGATGTCGCTGCTGTGGTTCGCCGGCGCGCCGAAGCGGCTGTTCGCGGTGATCCTCGCCGGCGGTGTCGCCGGGGCCGTGGTGCTCGCGCTCACCGCGTCCTACCGGATGTCGCGGGTCCTGTCGTTCCTGTCGCCGGGGTCGGACACCAGCGGCGCGGCCTACCAGGCCACGCAGGCCAAGTACGCGCTGGCCGACGGCGGGCTGTTCGGCAAGGGGCTCGGGCAGGGCCCGTCGAAGTGGTCCTACCTGCCGAACGTGCAGAACGACTTCATCTTCGCGGTGATCGGCGAGGAGCTCGGGTTCATCGGCTGCATCGTGGTGATCGGCCTCTTCGTCGGGCTCGCGATCGTCGGGCTGCGCATCGCCATGCGTAACCTGGACCCGTGGATCCGGATCACCGCGGGCACGCTGACGGTGTTCACGGTGTCCCAGGCCGGCATCAACATCGGTTACGTGGTGGGTCTGCTGCCGGTCACCGGCGTGACGCTGCCGCTGATCTCGGCGGGTGGCACGTCGATCTGGGTCACCATGTTCCTGATGGGTTTGCTGGCCAACGCCGCGCGGCACGAACCGGAGTCGGTCGCCGCGTTGCGCTCGCAGGGACCGGGTAAGTTCGGCCGTCTCCTGCGCCTGCCGGCACCCGAGGTCTACCGGCCGCCGGCCCGGCGGCGGGGCAGCGGGCGCGGCACCCCCCGCGGTGACCGCCCGTCGGCCCGCGGGGCACGATCGGCGCAGGCGCCCGAGCGCCGGCGCGCGGCGCCGGGCAGACGGGGAAGTTCAGTGCGGAGAGGGACGTAG
- a CDS encoding UDP-N-acetylmuramoyl-L-alanyl-D-glutamate--2,6-diaminopimelate ligase, protein MSQEAEGRVPDSPVKAAVAPPRPTRIEPVPLTTLVARADARLVGEPHWPGDTVVTGATLRAQHVLPGDLFAALPGARAHGADFAADAIAAGAAAVLTDEAGAQRPALRDAGVPVLVHPDPRGVLGPVAAWIYGEPSLELAVLGITGTSGKTTTTYLVESGLRAAGHVTGLIGTIETRLAGERLASAFTTPEAPDLQALLAVMVEQGVTHVPMEVSSHALALGRVNGTRFAVGAFTNLSQDHLDFHRDMEEYFAAKSLLFDGRSTTEVVCIDTAWGQQLVTPHTVTVTTEPGVDASWTATDFATTAAGEQTFTLHAPGGRSARATLPLPGTFNIANAVLAAAILDTCGVGLEETVTGLAHVEVPGRMERVYLGQDFTAVVDYAHKPAAVAQALDALRARTEGRIITVLGCGGDRDTAKRPMMGEAAARRSEVLIVTDDNPRSEDPAAIRAAMLAGARAAGHEAGEVLEIGDRREAIVRAVELARRGDVVLIAGKGHETGQEAAGVVHPFSDRDELAAAIRRRLEDNQETR, encoded by the coding sequence ATGTCGCAGGAAGCGGAGGGGCGGGTACCGGACAGCCCCGTGAAGGCGGCGGTGGCGCCGCCACGGCCGACCCGCATCGAGCCGGTCCCGCTCACCACCCTGGTGGCGCGCGCGGACGCGCGCCTGGTCGGCGAGCCGCACTGGCCCGGTGACACGGTGGTGACCGGGGCCACGCTGCGGGCGCAGCACGTCCTGCCCGGCGACCTGTTCGCCGCGCTGCCGGGCGCGCGGGCGCACGGCGCCGACTTCGCCGCGGACGCCATCGCGGCGGGCGCGGCCGCGGTGCTCACGGACGAGGCCGGTGCGCAGCGGCCGGCGCTGCGCGACGCGGGCGTCCCGGTGCTGGTGCACCCGGATCCGCGCGGGGTGCTCGGGCCGGTGGCCGCCTGGATCTACGGCGAGCCGTCGCTGGAGCTGGCCGTCCTCGGCATCACCGGCACCTCCGGCAAGACCACCACCACCTACCTGGTCGAGTCCGGCCTGCGCGCCGCCGGGCACGTCACCGGGCTGATCGGCACGATCGAGACCCGGCTCGCCGGGGAGCGGCTGGCCAGCGCGTTCACCACGCCGGAGGCGCCCGATCTGCAGGCGCTGCTCGCGGTGATGGTCGAACAGGGCGTCACCCACGTGCCGATGGAGGTGTCCAGCCACGCGCTGGCGCTGGGCCGGGTGAACGGCACCCGCTTCGCGGTCGGCGCGTTCACCAACCTCTCCCAGGACCACCTCGACTTCCACCGGGACATGGAGGAGTACTTCGCGGCCAAGTCGCTGCTGTTCGACGGCCGCTCCACCACCGAGGTGGTGTGCATCGACACCGCGTGGGGCCAGCAGCTGGTCACCCCGCACACCGTCACGGTGACCACCGAGCCCGGCGTGGACGCGAGCTGGACGGCCACCGACTTCGCCACCACCGCCGCCGGTGAGCAGACGTTCACGCTGCACGCGCCGGGCGGCCGCTCGGCGCGCGCCACGCTCCCGTTGCCCGGCACGTTCAACATCGCCAACGCCGTGCTCGCGGCGGCGATCCTGGACACGTGCGGGGTCGGCCTGGAGGAGACGGTCACCGGTCTGGCGCACGTCGAGGTCCCCGGCCGGATGGAACGGGTCTACCTGGGCCAGGACTTCACCGCCGTGGTCGACTACGCGCACAAGCCGGCCGCGGTGGCGCAGGCGCTGGACGCGCTGCGCGCCCGCACCGAGGGCCGGATCATCACCGTCCTCGGCTGCGGCGGCGACCGGGACACCGCGAAGCGCCCGATGATGGGCGAGGCGGCGGCCCGGCGCAGCGAGGTCCTCATCGTCACCGACGACAACCCCCGCTCCGAGGACCCGGCCGCGATCCGGGCGGCGATGCTCGCCGGTGCCCGCGCCGCCGGGCACGAGGCCGGCGAGGTGCTCGAGATCGGCGACCGGCGCGAGGCGATCGTCCGGGCGGTCGAGCTGGCCCGCCGGGGGGACGTCGTGCTGATCGCGGGGAAGGGCCACGAGACGGGCCAGGAGGCCGCGGGCGTCGTGCACCCCTTCTCCGACCGCGACGAGCTGGCGGCGGCGATCCGGCGCCGGCTCGAAGACAACCAGGAGACCCGTTGA
- a CDS encoding UDP-N-acetylmuramoyl-tripeptide--D-alanyl-D-alanine ligase, producing the protein MIPLTLEQIAAVTGGRLHRTDGRETVTGTVEFDSRKLTPGGLFAALPGEKVDGHDFAARAVESGAAGVLAAREVDAPAVIVPPLPPGEAHERSVALTGDRDGSGAAVLAALGKLARYVVLELSRAGLTVIGVTGSSGKTSTKDLIAQLLEPMGPTVAPPGSFNNELGHPWTALRADENTRHLVLEMSARGPGHIAHLAEIAPPRIGAVLNVGSAHVGEFGSREGIAKTKGELVEALPPAAQGGVAILNLDDPLVSAMASRTTARVVGVGEHPDAQVRAEDITLDEQARASFRLITPSGTAPVTLSLYGEHHVGNALTAAAIALELGATVEEIAQRLSAAQRRSARRMEVTTRPDGVVVMNDSYNANPESMRAALKTLASASRGRRSWAVLGVMAELGADSVSAHDEIGRLAVRLNISRLVVVGDDAAAMHQGASHEGSWGEESVLVPDAEAAITLLQEQLEPGDVVLVKASKVAELWLVADALLKEGVA; encoded by the coding sequence TTGATCCCGCTCACGCTCGAGCAGATCGCCGCCGTCACCGGCGGGCGGCTGCACCGCACCGACGGTCGCGAGACGGTCACCGGCACCGTCGAGTTCGACTCCCGCAAGCTGACGCCGGGCGGCCTGTTCGCCGCCCTGCCCGGCGAGAAGGTCGACGGGCACGACTTCGCCGCCAGGGCGGTGGAGAGCGGTGCGGCCGGTGTGCTCGCCGCACGCGAGGTGGACGCACCGGCGGTGATCGTGCCGCCGCTGCCGCCCGGCGAGGCGCACGAGCGCTCGGTCGCGCTGACCGGCGACCGGGACGGCTCCGGGGCGGCGGTGCTCGCCGCGCTGGGCAAGCTGGCCCGGTACGTGGTGCTCGAGCTGTCCCGCGCCGGGCTCACCGTCATCGGGGTGACCGGCTCGTCCGGCAAGACCTCCACCAAGGACCTCATCGCCCAGTTGCTCGAGCCGATGGGCCCGACCGTCGCGCCGCCGGGGTCGTTCAACAACGAGCTCGGCCACCCGTGGACCGCGCTGCGCGCCGACGAGAACACCCGGCACCTGGTGCTGGAGATGTCCGCCCGCGGGCCGGGACACATCGCCCACCTCGCGGAGATCGCCCCGCCGCGCATCGGGGCCGTGCTCAACGTGGGCAGCGCCCACGTCGGCGAGTTCGGCTCGCGCGAGGGCATCGCGAAAACCAAGGGCGAACTGGTCGAGGCCCTGCCACCGGCCGCGCAGGGCGGGGTCGCGATCCTCAACCTGGACGACCCGCTGGTCTCCGCGATGGCGAGCCGGACCACGGCGCGCGTCGTGGGCGTCGGCGAGCACCCGGACGCCCAGGTGCGCGCCGAGGACATCACGCTCGACGAGCAGGCCCGGGCCTCGTTCCGGCTGATCACGCCGTCCGGTACGGCGCCGGTCACGCTGTCGCTGTACGGCGAGCACCACGTCGGCAACGCGCTGACGGCCGCGGCGATCGCACTGGAGCTGGGCGCCACCGTGGAGGAGATCGCGCAGCGGCTGTCGGCCGCGCAGCGCCGCTCCGCACGGCGCATGGAGGTCACCACCCGCCCCGACGGCGTGGTGGTCATGAACGACTCCTACAACGCCAACCCCGAGTCGATGCGCGCCGCGCTCAAGACCCTGGCCTCGGCCAGCCGCGGCCGGCGCTCCTGGGCGGTCCTCGGTGTGATGGCCGAACTCGGTGCCGATAGCGTGTCCGCGCACGACGAGATCGGCCGCCTCGCGGTCCGGCTCAACATCAGCAGGCTCGTGGTGGTCGGGGACGACGCCGCGGCGATGCACCAGGGCGCCAGCCACGAGGGTTCGTGGGGTGAGGAGTCCGTGCTGGTGCCCGACGCCGAGGCCGCGATCACGCTCCTGCAGGAGCAGCTGGAGCCCGGTGACGTCGTGCTCGTGAAAGCTTCGAAGGTCGCCGAGCTCTGGCTCGTCGCCGACGCACTGCTCAAGGAAGGTGTTGCGTGA
- the mraY gene encoding phospho-N-acetylmuramoyl-pentapeptide-transferase, producing MISILIAAAIGLLVSILLTPYLIRVFSRQGFGQEIREEGPQGHKSKRGTPTMGGVAIIVAMVVGYFAAHLVNWMGTDSGNDGPSASGLLVLFLAVGLGVVGFLDDFIKIRKQRNLGLNKTAKLVGQLVVAVAFGIMALQFADRYGLTPASLHLSYVRDLALITFPAVIFVIFCYVVISGWSNAVNFTDGLDGLAGGTSAMVLATYVVIAFWQARLSCVVTPQAACYDVRDPLDLAVVAAAAAGACIGFLWWNAAPAKIFMGDTGSLALGGLVAGLSILTRTELLAIVIGGLFMVEMISVVLQIAVFRTTRRRLFRMAPFHHHFELAGWAETTVIIRFWLLAAICCMFGLGLFYSEQLGAGG from the coding sequence GTGATCAGCATTCTGATCGCGGCCGCGATCGGTCTCCTGGTCTCCATCCTGCTCACGCCCTACCTGATCCGGGTGTTCTCCCGGCAGGGCTTCGGCCAGGAGATCCGCGAGGAAGGCCCGCAGGGCCACAAGTCCAAGCGCGGCACGCCCACGATGGGCGGGGTCGCGATCATCGTCGCGATGGTGGTCGGCTACTTCGCCGCGCACCTGGTGAACTGGATGGGCACCGACAGCGGGAACGACGGCCCGTCGGCGTCCGGCCTGCTGGTGCTGTTCCTCGCGGTGGGCCTGGGCGTGGTCGGGTTCCTCGACGACTTCATCAAGATCCGCAAGCAGCGCAACCTGGGGCTGAACAAGACCGCGAAGCTGGTCGGCCAGCTGGTGGTCGCGGTGGCGTTCGGGATCATGGCGCTGCAGTTCGCCGACCGCTACGGCCTCACCCCGGCGTCGCTGCACCTGAGCTACGTCCGCGACCTCGCGCTGATCACCTTCCCCGCCGTGATCTTCGTGATCTTCTGCTACGTGGTCATCTCCGGCTGGTCGAACGCGGTGAACTTCACCGACGGCCTGGACGGCCTGGCCGGCGGCACCTCGGCGATGGTGCTGGCGACCTACGTGGTGATCGCGTTCTGGCAGGCCCGGCTGTCCTGCGTGGTGACCCCGCAGGCCGCCTGTTACGACGTGCGCGACCCGCTGGACCTCGCGGTCGTCGCGGCCGCCGCGGCGGGGGCGTGCATCGGGTTCCTGTGGTGGAACGCCGCCCCGGCGAAAATCTTCATGGGCGACACCGGGTCGCTCGCGCTGGGCGGCCTGGTCGCGGGCCTGTCCATCCTCACCCGGACCGAGCTGCTCGCCATCGTCATCGGCGGCCTGTTCATGGTCGAGATGATCTCGGTGGTGCTGCAGATCGCGGTGTTCCGCACGACCCGGCGCCGGCTGTTCCGGATGGCCCCGTTCCACCACCACTTCGAGCTGGCGGGCTGGGCCGAGACCACCGTGATCATCCGGTTCTGGTTGCTCGCCGCGATCTGCTGCATGTTCGGTCTCGGCCTCTTCTACTCCGAACAGCTCGGCGCGGGAGGCTAG
- the murD gene encoding UDP-N-acetylmuramoyl-L-alanine--D-glutamate ligase: MFAGRNVLVAGAGVTGRSAVRALTERGARVTVTDGDAGRLAELDGLGAELIPGLDAPPAGTDLVVTSPGWRPTAPLLVAAATAGIEVIGDVELAWRASRDLPDPATWLAVTGTNGKTTTVGMLESMLRAGGVHALACGNIGLPVLDAVFEGYQALAVELSSFQLHWSSTLAPHASVVLNLAEDHLDWHGTLAEYAAAKGTIHAHSSVVVHNADDPWSVRLADSYAPAGAQRVGFRLDTPRPGELGLVEDLLIDRAYGPDPQSSADELISAAEVRPPGPHNLANALAAAALARAYGVEPGAVAKGLREFQPGAHRAVEVGEFGGVRYVNDSKATNPHAAAGSLLAHASVVWIAGGQLKGAAVDDLVEVVAGRLRGVVLMGADAPVIAAALARHAPDVPVHRVASGDDEAMNEAVLVASDLARPGDVVLLAPAGASLDMFRNYAHRGDAFADAVLARATGSADDGR, translated from the coding sequence GTGTTCGCCGGACGCAACGTCCTCGTCGCCGGCGCCGGGGTGACCGGCCGCTCGGCGGTGCGGGCGCTGACCGAGCGGGGCGCCCGGGTCACCGTGACCGACGGCGACGCCGGCCGGCTCGCCGAGCTGGACGGCCTGGGTGCCGAGCTGATCCCCGGGCTGGACGCCCCGCCGGCCGGGACCGACCTCGTGGTCACCAGCCCCGGCTGGCGGCCGACGGCACCGCTGCTGGTCGCCGCGGCCACGGCCGGCATCGAGGTGATCGGTGACGTCGAGCTCGCCTGGCGCGCCTCCCGCGACCTGCCGGACCCGGCCACCTGGCTCGCCGTCACCGGCACCAACGGCAAGACCACCACGGTCGGGATGCTGGAGTCGATGCTGCGCGCCGGCGGCGTGCACGCACTGGCTTGCGGCAACATCGGCCTGCCGGTGCTGGACGCCGTCTTCGAGGGGTACCAGGCGCTGGCGGTGGAGCTGTCCAGCTTCCAGCTGCACTGGTCCTCGACGCTGGCCCCGCACGCCTCGGTGGTGCTCAACCTCGCCGAGGACCACCTGGACTGGCACGGCACGCTCGCGGAGTACGCCGCCGCGAAGGGCACCATCCACGCGCACTCGTCGGTCGTGGTGCACAACGCCGACGACCCGTGGTCGGTGCGGCTGGCCGACTCCTACGCGCCCGCCGGGGCGCAGCGGGTGGGGTTCCGGCTGGACACCCCCCGGCCGGGGGAGCTGGGCCTGGTCGAGGACCTGCTGATCGACCGCGCTTACGGGCCGGATCCGCAGAGTTCCGCCGACGAACTGATCTCCGCCGCCGAGGTGCGGCCGCCCGGCCCGCACAACCTGGCCAACGCGCTCGCCGCCGCAGCACTGGCCCGGGCCTACGGCGTCGAGCCGGGCGCGGTGGCCAAGGGGCTGCGCGAGTTCCAGCCGGGCGCGCACCGGGCCGTCGAGGTGGGCGAGTTCGGCGGGGTCCGCTACGTGAACGACTCCAAGGCCACCAATCCGCACGCCGCTGCCGGCTCCCTGCTCGCGCACGCCAGCGTGGTGTGGATCGCGGGCGGCCAGCTCAAGGGCGCCGCGGTCGACGACCTGGTCGAGGTGGTCGCGGGCCGGCTGCGGGGGGTGGTGCTGATGGGCGCGGACGCGCCGGTGATCGCCGCCGCTCTCGCGCGACACGCGCCGGATGTCCCCGTCCACCGGGTCGCTTCGGGTGACGATGAGGCCATGAACGAGGCGGTCTTGGTGGCCAGCGACCTGGCCCGGCCCGGTGACGTGGTGCTGCTGGCACCGGCCGGGGCTTCCCTGGACATGTTCCGCAACTACGCCCATCGGGGCGACGCCTTCGCCGACGCGGTCCTGGCCCGTGCGACGGGGTCTGCCGATGACGGTCGTTGA